A window of the Xiashengella succiniciproducens genome harbors these coding sequences:
- a CDS encoding phage holin family protein has protein sequence MFQNIFSEHLSGIRKELEDYVGKRIELLKLELVERLSKCTSSIIVKLGLMYFLLLFLMFLSLAGGFYIGELLHSNALGFLIIAGFYLLLAFLLYIFRSYLVERPVIRSFIKLFFESDKNE, from the coding sequence ATGTTTCAGAATATATTTAGTGAACATCTGTCAGGAATCAGAAAGGAACTGGAAGACTATGTTGGTAAGCGCATCGAACTCCTTAAACTAGAACTGGTTGAGAGACTGTCAAAATGTACTTCCTCAATTATTGTAAAGCTGGGACTGATGTATTTCCTGCTGCTTTTCCTGATGTTCCTTTCACTGGCGGGTGGTTTTTATATTGGTGAACTGCTGCATTCCAATGCTTTGGGATTTCTTATTATTGCAGGCTTTTACCTATTACTAGCTTTCCTGCTTTACATATTCCGGTCCTATCTTGTAGAACGACCGGTAATCAGGAGCTTTATTAAGTTGTTCTTTGAATCTGACAAAAATGAGTAG
- a CDS encoding YtxH domain-containing protein, whose amino-acid sequence MVNIRKKYRREIHVSQYFPKLKYLHPVLGWLIFIHKNHAIGNKSHTLKFIAMKSAGSFLGGILAGAAIGAALALLYAPQSGEETRKALKKKISELEGELEALGSTLREKGVEIKDEVKKSIDDIEKKISKLRAEYAKH is encoded by the coding sequence ATGGTAAATATAAGAAAAAAGTACCGCAGAGAAATCCATGTATCCCAATATTTCCCTAAGCTGAAATATTTGCATCCGGTACTTGGATGGCTTATATTTATTCATAAAAATCATGCCATTGGCAACAAGTCTCACACTTTAAAATTCATAGCTATGAAATCTGCAGGTTCATTTTTAGGTGGAATACTGGCCGGAGCCGCCATAGGAGCTGCTCTTGCCCTGTTATATGCTCCCCAAAGCGGAGAAGAAACACGCAAGGCACTGAAGAAGAAAATAAGCGAACTTGAAGGAGAACTAGAGGCCCTCGGTTCCACACTGCGTGAAAAAGGTGTGGAAATCAAGGACGAGGTTAAAAAAAGTATTGATGACATAGAAAAGAAAATTTCAAAACTAAGAGCTGAATACGCAAAGCATTAA
- a CDS encoding RelA/SpoT family protein — protein MAAILESIPISDRVEILKCYRNLLRASSSILTWKDIKQIREAIELSMQKTGFERHPSGKLVLVHSLEVARVTVEEMGLGKTSLICALLYELVRNSETTIEEIEKRFGKVEANIMDGLIKVYDLYRTSSSIQSENFRKLLLMFAKDIRVVLIIIADRLITMRSLGKHSLEEQLSISAEVSYLYAPMAHRLGLYTIKSELEDLVMKYTERDIYKFIAKKLNETKRERDRYIKEFIEPLKEELNKHDLKFEIKGRTKTINSIYNKMKKQNVEFEQVYDLFAIRVILDSELKNEKADCWKVYSIVADMYQPNPRRMRDWLTVPKSNGYESLHTTVLGPQNKWVEVQIRTKRMDEIAEKGLAAHWKYKGIRGESGLDEWLTSVREILENPELNAVDLIDDFKLNLYDDEVFVFTPKGDLIRMPKGATVLDFAFNIHSEIGKKCVGARVNSKNVQIKYQLQNGDHIEILTSSTQAPKQDWLNIVATARAKTKLKQALREQLYKEAEIGRETLIRRLKNWKLELNDQLIGQLVKNFRYKTVHDMFRDIALEKLDVVAIREFIQAQQKKESTEAATPGVRSAENFVAAAKEETETADGEVLLIDKNLTNVDYKLAKCCNPIFGDDIFGFVGVSGGIKIHRTTCPNATELRNKYAYRIVKAQWTGEAGSGNYLAAIKVVGEDDIGIISNISSIISKETRVKLRSITVESNEGLFEGAVSVFVSNSLILNSLIKKIRAIKGVLSVSRIDG, from the coding sequence ATGGCTGCAATTCTCGAGAGTATACCAATTAGCGACAGGGTAGAGATACTTAAATGCTACAGAAATCTGTTGCGTGCAAGTTCTTCTATACTTACCTGGAAGGATATCAAACAGATAAGGGAAGCTATAGAACTTTCCATGCAGAAAACCGGTTTTGAGAGACACCCATCAGGAAAATTGGTACTAGTACATTCCCTTGAAGTTGCCCGGGTTACTGTAGAGGAGATGGGACTTGGCAAAACATCTCTGATTTGTGCATTGCTGTACGAACTCGTAAGGAATTCCGAGACTACCATAGAGGAAATCGAAAAGAGGTTTGGCAAGGTTGAGGCCAATATAATGGATGGTCTTATCAAGGTTTACGACCTATATCGCACAAGTTCTTCAATTCAGTCTGAAAATTTCCGTAAACTCTTGCTGATGTTTGCCAAGGATATTAGGGTAGTCCTGATTATCATAGCAGACAGATTGATTACTATGCGTTCCCTTGGAAAACATAGTCTTGAGGAACAACTTTCAATTTCAGCAGAGGTTTCCTATTTGTATGCACCGATGGCCCACAGGCTTGGACTTTATACTATTAAATCTGAGCTTGAGGACCTTGTGATGAAGTATACCGAAAGGGATATTTATAAGTTTATCGCCAAGAAACTTAACGAGACAAAGAGGGAAAGGGACAGGTATATCAAGGAGTTTATTGAGCCTCTGAAAGAGGAGCTTAACAAGCATGATTTAAAGTTTGAAATTAAGGGCAGAACCAAGACCATCAACTCCATCTACAATAAGATGAAGAAGCAGAATGTGGAGTTTGAACAGGTCTATGATTTGTTTGCTATCAGGGTAATTCTAGACAGTGAACTAAAAAATGAAAAGGCTGACTGCTGGAAAGTTTATTCAATAGTAGCTGATATGTACCAGCCTAATCCGCGAAGGATGAGGGACTGGCTTACTGTTCCCAAGAGTAATGGTTATGAGTCTTTGCACACTACGGTTCTGGGACCACAAAACAAATGGGTGGAGGTTCAGATCCGTACAAAGCGCATGGATGAAATTGCAGAAAAGGGTTTGGCTGCTCACTGGAAGTATAAGGGTATCAGGGGTGAAAGCGGACTTGACGAGTGGCTCACAAGCGTTCGTGAAATACTTGAAAATCCGGAGCTTAATGCTGTTGACCTGATAGATGACTTTAAGTTAAATCTTTACGATGATGAAGTGTTCGTTTTCACCCCAAAAGGGGATCTGATACGAATGCCCAAGGGAGCAACTGTACTTGATTTTGCTTTTAATATCCATTCAGAGATAGGTAAGAAATGCGTGGGGGCAAGGGTAAATTCAAAGAATGTTCAGATCAAGTACCAACTCCAGAATGGTGATCACATTGAAATTCTGACATCCTCAACCCAGGCTCCAAAGCAGGATTGGCTTAATATAGTTGCTACAGCAAGGGCAAAAACTAAGCTGAAACAGGCTCTCAGGGAACAGTTGTACAAAGAGGCTGAGATAGGAAGGGAAACGTTGATAAGGAGGCTGAAGAACTGGAAACTTGAGCTAAATGATCAACTTATTGGTCAACTGGTCAAGAATTTCCGTTATAAGACTGTTCATGACATGTTTCGTGACATAGCTCTTGAAAAACTCGATGTTGTAGCAATCAGAGAGTTTATTCAGGCTCAGCAAAAAAAGGAAAGCACAGAGGCTGCCACTCCAGGCGTAAGAAGTGCTGAGAATTTTGTTGCTGCTGCAAAAGAAGAGACTGAAACAGCAGATGGAGAGGTATTGCTTATTGATAAAAACCTGACAAATGTCGATTACAAGTTGGCAAAATGCTGTAATCCAATTTTTGGTGACGATATTTTTGGCTTTGTAGGTGTATCCGGAGGGATTAAAATACACAGGACAACCTGTCCTAATGCTACAGAGCTACGCAATAAGTACGCTTATAGAATTGTAAAAGCGCAGTGGACAGGAGAAGCCGGAAGTGGCAATTATCTTGCTGCTATCAAGGTTGTCGGAGAAGATGATATCGGCATCATCAGCAATATCTCATCAATTATTTCTAAGGAAACCAGAGTCAAATTGCGTTCTATTACAGTAGAAAGCAATGAAGGTTTATTTGAAGGAGCAGTTTCGGTATTTGTAAGTAATAGTCTGATATTAAACAGTCTGATAAAAAAGATAAGGGCTATTAAAGGTGTCCTGTCAGTATCCCGTATCGATGGTTAG
- a CDS encoding universal stress protein: MEEKIITLVTSSFQHAQVLKNILETEGIECFLQNVNVIEGAVNMGVKVRIKESDLEAAIKIIESIEESGIDRFREKKGGRPQKPRILLPVDFSDYSDKAADFALEWAARLNAEITVLNVYFNPIINTLPFSEAYIYDANLDQMLADTEEQAKADMKEFIARFKERASKAGADLQIKHKLVRGVAEDEIVRFSDEYKPTLIILGTRGKDRKAADLIGSVTAEVMELARVPVLAVPEDFNFQGIDHIKNVLYATNFEESDFVALNKLERIVKPLDVTIHFVHVGPDAGSTWTKVKLEGLRNYMKDRFPNSSIVCDYIESEDFWIGLESYIRKKKIDIISLTARRRNLLTRLFNPSVAKRMLFHTNTPMLVFHQRTIITS; the protein is encoded by the coding sequence ATGGAAGAGAAAATTATTACCCTGGTGACCAGCAGCTTCCAACATGCTCAGGTCCTCAAGAATATTCTTGAAACAGAGGGGATTGAATGTTTCCTTCAGAATGTGAACGTTATTGAGGGAGCTGTCAATATGGGAGTCAAGGTTAGGATTAAGGAATCAGACCTTGAAGCTGCCATAAAGATAATTGAGAGTATCGAGGAGAGTGGTATTGACAGGTTTAGAGAGAAAAAGGGGGGAAGACCCCAAAAGCCAAGGATTCTGCTACCTGTTGATTTCAGCGATTATTCAGATAAAGCAGCAGATTTTGCCCTCGAATGGGCTGCAAGACTAAATGCTGAGATTACTGTTCTGAATGTCTACTTCAACCCGATAATCAATACCCTGCCTTTTTCAGAAGCTTATATCTACGATGCCAACCTGGATCAGATGCTTGCTGATACCGAGGAACAAGCAAAAGCTGACATGAAGGAGTTTATTGCCCGCTTCAAGGAGAGAGCCAGCAAAGCAGGAGCTGACTTACAGATTAAGCATAAACTTGTAAGGGGTGTAGCAGAGGATGAAATAGTACGGTTTAGTGATGAGTATAAGCCTACTTTGATAATACTGGGAACAAGGGGAAAGGACAGGAAGGCTGCCGACCTTATCGGTAGCGTGACTGCAGAGGTTATGGAGTTGGCCAGAGTTCCCGTTCTTGCAGTTCCCGAAGACTTCAATTTCCAAGGCATAGACCATATCAAAAACGTGCTTTATGCTACCAATTTTGAGGAGTCCGACTTTGTAGCCCTCAACAAACTTGAAAGAATAGTAAAGCCGCTTGACGTAACTATTCACTTTGTACATGTTGGTCCAGATGCAGGAAGTACCTGGACTAAGGTTAAGCTTGAGGGCTTAAGGAATTACATGAAGGATCGCTTCCCAAACTCATCAATAGTATGTGATTATATTGAGAGCGAGGATTTCTGGATTGGACTCGAATCCTATATCAGGAAGAAAAAGATTGACATAATTAGTCTGACAGCCAGGAGGAGGAACCTGCTAACCCGTCTTTTTAACCCTTCTGTTGCCAAGCGCATGCTGTTTCATACAAATACACCTATGCTTGTATTTCATCAGAGGACTATTATTACCTCTTAG
- a CDS encoding rhomboid family intramembrane serine protease: MEFRIVGSHQKPEQRRIMHSLIFPFFIVMLMFSTQVFSSLENWNLNFLGVRPRTIDGLRGILLSPFVHSGWKHLFSNITAFMVLSVTFFYFYREIAYKVFVLIYLMSGILLWCGGREAWHIGASGLIYGLASFLFISGVIRKHIPLMAVSLIVVFLYGSLFWGMLPLSYEMELSWEGHLWGFVAGFINALMFRHEGPQRPPEPFVDDEDENESGVVAEEEERE; this comes from the coding sequence ATGGAATTCAGAATCGTTGGAAGTCATCAGAAACCGGAGCAAAGGAGGATAATGCATAGCCTTATCTTTCCATTTTTCATCGTAATGCTGATGTTTTCAACTCAGGTCTTTTCATCACTGGAAAACTGGAACTTAAACTTCCTGGGGGTTAGGCCACGTACAATAGACGGACTGCGGGGCATATTGCTGTCTCCCTTCGTTCATTCAGGCTGGAAACACCTCTTTAGTAATATTACGGCCTTTATGGTGTTATCAGTAACCTTCTTCTATTTCTACAGGGAAATAGCCTATAAGGTCTTTGTGTTGATTTATCTGATGTCAGGTATTTTGCTTTGGTGTGGTGGTCGTGAAGCCTGGCATATTGGTGCCAGTGGACTTATTTATGGATTGGCGTCCTTTCTTTTTATCAGTGGCGTAATTAGGAAGCATATACCTCTGATGGCAGTATCCCTAATCGTAGTATTCCTGTATGGCAGTCTTTTCTGGGGTATGTTGCCATTATCATATGAAATGGAGCTTTCCTGGGAGGGGCATCTATGGGGCTTTGTTGCCGGTTTTATAAATGCTTTAATGTTCAGACATGAAGGACCTCAGCGGCCACCAGAACCTTTTGTAGATGATGAAGATGAAAATGAATCAGGAGTGGTGGCAGAAGAGGAGGAGAGAGAATAA
- a CDS encoding methyl-accepting chemotaxis protein: MLCRLIGLLVTSLYEKDPLFPYDVKIHIRIIFVFVIVMVLQEARMFYSSYSFTDVIKNVDQIYSINFTGTENLIEADRDAYQSVLALNQAILFAGSGDKEREARLIEDARLNYNQVLERYSKFDSISHLTLHPELNPVRADFFEGYGRIGELTEDAISLIESGKYYEALDILENEYNAELNKMRTSLDRLTEFSLAEAEEAYVYVKQRSSFVTNVAIVATIILVILVTFLIITLSQSIRKPLYGAIHHFSDLASGDLRTELPEHYLQRKDEIGMLFNGMKAMIQNLTEVVNTTLLGADKVNEASLELSSTSEQLSEGSNEQASAVEEDLL, from the coding sequence TTGTTGTGTCGTCTAATAGGCTTGCTTGTAACTTCGTTATATGAGAAAGATCCGCTTTTCCCCTATGATGTAAAAATCCATATCCGGATTATCTTTGTCTTTGTTATTGTTATGGTTCTCCAAGAGGCAAGGATGTTTTACAGCTCCTACAGTTTTACAGACGTTATCAAAAACGTTGATCAAATCTACTCTATAAATTTCACGGGTACAGAAAACCTAATTGAAGCCGACCGTGATGCTTATCAAAGTGTCCTTGCTCTAAATCAAGCCATCTTATTTGCCGGTAGTGGCGATAAGGAAAGGGAAGCTCGTTTGATTGAAGATGCCAGGTTGAATTACAACCAAGTCCTGGAAAGGTATTCGAAGTTTGATTCGATTTCTCACCTGACCTTACATCCTGAATTGAATCCTGTCCGTGCTGATTTTTTCGAGGGATATGGCCGTATTGGAGAACTTACCGAAGACGCTATCAGCTTAATAGAGAGTGGAAAGTATTATGAAGCTTTGGATATTCTTGAAAATGAATACAATGCAGAGCTTAATAAGATGCGAACCTCACTTGACAGACTTACAGAGTTTAGTCTGGCGGAAGCTGAAGAGGCATATGTTTATGTTAAACAAAGAAGTAGTTTTGTTACTAATGTTGCCATAGTGGCTACTATTATCCTAGTAATCCTTGTAACCTTTCTAATTATAACACTTAGCCAAAGCATCAGAAAACCACTCTACGGTGCTATACATCATTTCTCTGATCTTGCTTCAGGTGATCTGAGAACCGAACTTCCGGAACATTATCTGCAACGTAAGGATGAGATTGGCATGCTTTTCAACGGTATGAAGGCTATGATCCAAAACCTTACTGAAGTCGTAAATACCACCCTTCTCGGTGCAGATAAGGTAAATGAAGCAAGTCTGGAACTCAGCAGTACCTCAGAGCAATTATCGGAGGGTTCAAATGAACAGGCTTCTGCTGTTGAAGAGGATTTGCTGTAG
- a CDS encoding restriction endonuclease subunit S: MKTLIKDITNIQTGLFAKPAGIGELVYLQAKHFDEFGHLHSVLHPDLLAEGISEKHLLRDGDVLFAAKGTKNFAAVFENHNEPSVASTSFFVIRLTDNKVLPRFLAWFLNNPTTQTLLKAQAIGTSIPSISKQVLENLEIPVPDIKTQKAIVEISKLRNREKFLKQQIEVLRDKKVNQQILKAINYER; encoded by the coding sequence TTGAAAACGCTAATAAAAGACATCACAAACATCCAAACCGGACTCTTTGCTAAGCCTGCTGGCATTGGCGAGTTGGTGTATCTACAGGCTAAGCATTTTGACGAATTCGGTCATTTGCATTCGGTTCTTCACCCTGATTTGCTAGCTGAAGGAATTTCTGAAAAGCACTTGCTGAGAGACGGTGATGTGCTTTTTGCGGCTAAAGGAACCAAAAACTTTGCAGCCGTTTTTGAAAACCACAACGAACCTTCTGTGGCTTCCACTTCCTTTTTTGTTATCAGACTAACTGACAACAAAGTGTTGCCTCGGTTTTTGGCCTGGTTCCTTAATAACCCTACCACACAAACACTTTTAAAAGCACAAGCCATTGGTACTTCTATTCCTTCTATTTCAAAACAGGTTTTAGAGAATCTGGAAATACCAGTTCCAGATATTAAAACGCAAAAAGCAATCGTAGAAATTTCAAAACTCCGAAACAGGGAAAAGTTCTTGAAGCAACAGATTGAAGTTTTGAGGGACAAGAAGGTCAATCAGCAAATTTTGAAGGCTATAAACTATGAGAGATAA
- a CDS encoding four helix bundle protein, with translation MSKQLLRSGTSVGANIREAKNAESTNDFIHKLGIAQKECDETLYWLELLKKTEYLNGEEFHKLSDEANQILKMIRSTILTIKQKNLKSHNS, from the coding sequence ATGAGTAAGCAATTATTGCGCTCAGGCACATCTGTTGGAGCAAATATTCGAGAAGCTAAAAATGCCGAAAGTACCAACGACTTTATTCATAAATTGGGTATCGCTCAAAAGGAGTGTGATGAAACATTGTATTGGCTCGAATTACTCAAGAAAACTGAATATTTAAATGGAGAAGAATTTCACAAACTCTCTGATGAAGCCAATCAAATCTTAAAAATGATTCGCAGTACTATCTTGACCATTAAACAAAAAAATCTCAAATCTCATAACTCATAA
- a CDS encoding type I restriction-modification system subunit M: MTKITQKDINDAVWKACDTFRGSIDPSVYKDYVLTMLFLKYLSDVHDDKMEGYLKKYNGNVERAKRAMQHERFIVPEHSHFKYLYDHRNEANIGELINIALTDLEEANREKLYSEDGAGIFQNIDFNSSKLGEPKDKNQRLKTLLIDFNSEKLDLRPSHLGGADIIGGAYEFLIANFAGDAGKKAGEFFTPAEVSTLLAKLTKSKPGSRICDPTCGSGSLLIKAGMEVGSDNFSLYGQEANGSTWALAVMNMFLHGFDNATIRWGDTIRNPKLKEGDALMKFDTVVANPPFSLDKWGKVEDKDGEKTTVSYDPESDKYNRFWRGVPPKSKGDWAFISHMIETLNEQGKAGVVVPHGVLFRGSSEGKIRQKTIEENLLEAVIGLPANLFFGTGIPAAIMVFNKQKSSKHVLFIDASKHYESAKNQNKLRASDIEHIVNTYRDFTAGKLKPGVAEEKYSYVATFEEIQENDFNLNIPRYVDTFEEEAEVDIAAVQKEIDSLVAELKMVQQEMDKYLKELLK, encoded by the coding sequence ATGACAAAAATTACTCAGAAAGACATCAACGATGCCGTTTGGAAAGCTTGTGACACCTTTAGAGGCAGCATTGACCCAAGCGTTTATAAAGACTATGTGTTGACCATGCTGTTCCTAAAATACCTCAGCGATGTGCATGACGATAAAATGGAAGGCTATCTGAAAAAATACAACGGTAATGTAGAACGTGCCAAACGTGCCATGCAACACGAACGCTTTATTGTGCCGGAGCATAGCCATTTTAAATATCTATACGACCACCGCAACGAAGCCAATATTGGAGAGCTCATCAATATTGCTTTGACGGATTTGGAAGAAGCCAACCGTGAAAAACTGTACAGCGAAGACGGTGCAGGCATTTTCCAAAATATAGACTTTAACAGCAGCAAGCTGGGCGAACCTAAAGATAAAAACCAACGCCTGAAAACCCTGCTCATTGATTTTAATTCTGAGAAACTGGATTTGCGTCCTTCCCATTTAGGTGGGGCTGATATCATTGGTGGCGCTTACGAATTTCTGATAGCCAACTTTGCCGGTGATGCCGGAAAAAAGGCGGGAGAATTCTTTACTCCGGCTGAAGTTTCTACCCTCCTGGCTAAACTCACCAAATCAAAACCGGGATCCAGAATATGTGACCCGACTTGCGGTTCCGGTTCATTGCTTATAAAAGCAGGTATGGAAGTGGGTTCCGATAATTTCTCCCTATATGGGCAGGAAGCCAATGGAAGCACTTGGGCGTTGGCGGTGATGAACATGTTTTTGCATGGATTTGACAATGCTACCATCCGCTGGGGCGATACCATTCGTAATCCTAAACTGAAAGAAGGCGATGCTTTGATGAAGTTTGATACCGTGGTAGCCAACCCGCCTTTCTCATTAGACAAATGGGGAAAAGTAGAAGATAAGGATGGAGAAAAAACAACCGTGAGCTACGACCCTGAAAGCGATAAATACAACCGCTTTTGGAGAGGGGTGCCGCCAAAAAGCAAAGGCGACTGGGCTTTTATCAGTCACATGATAGAAACGCTGAATGAACAGGGCAAAGCAGGTGTAGTTGTGCCGCATGGTGTGTTGTTCCGTGGCAGCAGCGAAGGAAAAATAAGACAGAAAACCATTGAAGAAAATTTACTGGAAGCCGTAATTGGCCTACCTGCCAACTTGTTTTTTGGTACCGGCATTCCTGCAGCCATTATGGTGTTTAACAAGCAAAAGAGCAGCAAACATGTGTTGTTTATTGATGCCAGCAAACATTACGAAAGTGCTAAAAACCAAAACAAGCTTCGTGCAAGCGATATTGAACACATAGTAAACACCTACCGTGATTTTACAGCAGGTAAACTAAAACCGGGGGTGGCAGAAGAAAAATACAGCTACGTAGCCACTTTTGAAGAAATACAGGAAAACGATTTTAACCTGAACATCCCCCGCTATGTAGACACCTTTGAAGAAGAAGCCGAAGTGGATATTGCTGCGGTGCAAAAGGAGATTGATTCCCTTGTGGCTGAACTAAAAATGGTGCAGCAGGAAATGGATAAATACCTGAAGGAGCTATTGAAATAG
- the rhuM gene encoding virulence RhuM family protein, giving the protein MQESQIILYTTPKGDVKVEIRFEDETFWLTQKKIAELFGVDVRTVNEHLKNIFESGELQREATIRKIRIVQQEGNRQVSRELDFYNLDAIIAVGYRVNSYNATQFRIWATNTLKEFIIKGFVLDDERLKQGKKFGKDYFDELLERIRSIRASERRFYQKITDIYAEASIDYDPKSPITQKFYKTVQNKLHWAITGHTAAELIAQRVDATKPNMGLQTWKAAPHGKIMKSDVSVAKNYLNEQELKELERIVSMYLDYAENQAKRQIAMKMQDWVDKLDAFLNFNDYQILKDAGKMSAEVAKKLAEKEYEKFAPIQDRNFESDFDKAIKKLKKG; this is encoded by the coding sequence ATGCAAGAATCTCAAATCATATTATACACCACCCCAAAGGGCGATGTCAAAGTGGAAATCCGCTTTGAAGATGAAACTTTCTGGCTTACGCAAAAGAAAATTGCGGAACTCTTCGGTGTGGACGTAAGGACGGTTAATGAGCACTTGAAGAATATCTTTGAATCGGGAGAACTGCAACGGGAGGCAACTATCCGGAAAATCCGGATAGTTCAACAAGAAGGTAACCGGCAAGTCAGCAGGGAGTTAGACTTCTACAATTTAGACGCCATCATTGCGGTAGGCTATAGAGTGAACAGCTACAATGCCACTCAATTCCGTATCTGGGCTACCAATACACTCAAAGAGTTCATCATTAAAGGTTTTGTGCTGGATGACGAGCGCCTGAAGCAAGGAAAAAAGTTCGGAAAGGACTACTTTGACGAACTCTTAGAGCGCATACGCTCGATAAGAGCTTCGGAGCGGAGGTTTTACCAGAAGATCACCGACATCTATGCAGAAGCCAGTATTGATTATGACCCGAAGTCGCCCATTACCCAGAAGTTTTACAAAACGGTACAAAACAAATTGCATTGGGCTATAACCGGACACACCGCTGCAGAACTCATTGCCCAACGTGTAGACGCCACCAAGCCCAATATGGGTTTGCAAACCTGGAAAGCAGCACCGCATGGTAAGATTATGAAATCAGATGTTTCGGTGGCAAAAAACTACCTGAATGAGCAGGAGCTGAAAGAGCTGGAGCGTATTGTTTCTATGTATTTGGATTACGCTGAAAATCAAGCCAAGCGACAGATCGCTATGAAGATGCAGGACTGGGTGGACAAATTGGATGCTTTTCTGAATTTCAACGACTATCAAATTTTGAAAGATGCCGGAAAAATGTCTGCCGAAGTAGCTAAGAAATTAGCCGAAAAGGAATACGAAAAGTTTGCTCCTATACAAGACCGAAATTTTGAATCGGACTTTGATAAAGCAATAAAAAAACTTAAAAAAGGATAA
- a CDS encoding restriction endonuclease subunit S, producing the protein MSTTTPHTQTAYKDTPIGKIPADWEVKKLGEVADIDKESLSSNTPKDYKFDYISLSDVDSEDFNIQTTKQIFETAPSRARRIVRKDDILLSTVRPNLQGFSIIRDEVKDLIASTGFAVISCKNIYNEYLFQFLFGNSIQKQFYQLLVGSNYPAINSSDVKKLKIPLPPLPEQKRIAEVLSTWDQAIQLTEQLIRQKEQRKKWLMQNLLTGKMRLKGFSGEWKKIGAGEVFKSVAKKGYADEELLSATQDKGMIPRTMLEGRVTMPTTGTEGFKLVEVGDFVISLRSFQGGLEYSYYRGLVSPAYTVLKPKKPISEEFYKQYFKSYDFIGHLAIAVIGIRDGKQISYDDFCTVKIPYPTIEEQTAIAEVLQTADKEIELLKAKAEQLKEQKKGLMQQLLTGKLRLKNEIKV; encoded by the coding sequence ATGAGCACCACAACACCACATACACAAACTGCCTACAAAGACACACCCATCGGAAAAATCCCTGCCGATTGGGAGGTGAAGAAATTGGGGGAGGTTGCCGATATTGACAAAGAAAGTTTAAGTAGTAATACTCCTAAAGATTATAAATTTGACTACATATCATTATCAGATGTAGATTCTGAAGACTTTAATATTCAAACAACCAAACAAATATTTGAAACCGCACCTTCCAGAGCAAGAAGGATTGTGCGAAAAGATGATATTTTACTATCTACTGTACGTCCCAACCTACAAGGATTTTCAATTATTAGGGATGAAGTAAAAGATTTAATAGCATCTACAGGTTTTGCTGTTATATCATGTAAAAATATCTACAATGAATATTTGTTTCAGTTCTTGTTTGGAAATTCAATACAAAAGCAGTTTTATCAACTACTTGTTGGCTCTAATTATCCTGCTATCAACTCATCTGATGTAAAAAAACTCAAAATCCCCCTTCCACCCCTTCCCGAGCAGAAGCGCATTGCCGAAGTGCTCAGCACTTGGGACCAAGCCATCCAACTTACCGAACAACTCATCCGCCAAAAAGAACAACGCAAAAAATGGCTGATGCAAAACCTCCTCACCGGTAAAATGAGATTGAAAGGGTTTAGTGGGGAGTGGAAAAAAATAGGTGCAGGTGAAGTTTTTAAAAGTGTGGCAAAAAAGGGATATGCAGATGAAGAATTACTCTCCGCAACACAAGATAAGGGAATGATTCCAAGAACAATGCTAGAAGGAAGGGTTACAATGCCAACAACAGGAACAGAAGGTTTTAAACTCGTTGAAGTTGGGGATTTTGTGATTAGCCTTCGTTCATTTCAAGGCGGTTTGGAATATTCATATTACAGAGGTTTAGTGAGTCCCGCATATACAGTTCTAAAACCAAAGAAGCCGATTAGTGAAGAATTTTACAAACAGTATTTTAAAAGCTATGATTTTATCGGGCATTTAGCAATTGCTGTGATTGGAATTAGAGATGGAAAGCAAATTAGCTACGATGATTTTTGCACTGTAAAAATTCCTTACCCAACTATCGAAGAACAAACCGCCATTGCAGAGGTCCTGCAAACCGCCGATAAAGAAATCGAGTTGCTCAAAGCCAAAGCAGAGCAGTTGAAAGAGCAGAAGAAGGGGTTGATGCAGCAGTTGTTGACGGGGAAATTGAGGTTGAAAAATGAAATCAAAGTGTAA